A stretch of DNA from Methanogenium sp. S4BF:
ATGATAAACCGGGTATGTAACCGGGTGGAGGAGTTCAATGCAGAAAGCGGGAAGAATGTTGAAATCGTCAGGTATGAAGATTTCATCCGGTCACAGGGACCCGCAGGTCATGAACCCCTGTCAGAATCCGTCGAAACCATCCCTGTTTTTGAAGAATGAAACGGAAAAATCGTCAAAATTGCCTCTTCGCTTCCCCCATCCTCTTCTTTTCTGCTCTTTTGCCCGCCACCCATCACAATTGAACGGTGCTAAAACCCGCCTGCCATGACGACAAAGAGATCCGACTGGGGAGCCGGAGGAGCACCCGTATCACCGAGGGCGATTCTTTCATCCGGATATCCCAGCCGTTCACAGAGAGCAATCCGACATTTCAGCGATTGTTCCGTCAATCTCTCTGCTAAAAGAGCAGGGACAAATCCGGGGTCCGCAATAATAAAGACCGTTTTGCCCCGTTCAATCTCAAAACAGATCTCCCCAAAAGCCGTTTCATAGTCTTTTGCATGGGCGTTTACGATGGCTGTTTTTGTCATGGGCACGCCCAGTTTTGCACAGGCATACTGGTAGGAGGATATGCCCGGGATTACCTCACCCCCGAGGGAGCCAAGTCCTGCCAGCATGGGATCACCCGTCGAGAGGAGAACGGCACTCTCCGGGAGGTGACGGAGCGCCCGGTAATCGGAGATGACCTCCGTCACGCAGTCTGTT
This window harbors:
- a CDS encoding cobalt-precorrin-7 (C(5))-methyltransferase → MKVVGVGCGPGMLTEAAIAAIRDADLIYGSERAIERAAAHIRTDCVTEVISDYRALRHLPESAVLLSTGDPMLAGLGSLGGEVIPGISSYQYACAKLGVPMTKTAIVNAHAKDYETAFGEICFEIERGKTVFIIADPGFVPALLAERLTEQSLKCRIALCERLGYPDERIALGDTGAPPAPQSDLFVVMAGGF